The Mya arenaria isolate MELC-2E11 chromosome 16, ASM2691426v1 genome includes a window with the following:
- the LOC128221587 gene encoding uncharacterized protein LOC128221587, which translates to MTAFYLSTDKNVKDAVKAYLPPTKEMAKTCRINIATASRQEMEFLRSVRAHYDICYMCDDFEENCTTVGICPKSSSCYRGESHDIRLWPTLTGEARLLHPPAVTHGCCDTSKSHCRSGTHLVYDPNNSKLKRANYTMSVCSDSYPVPCNSDHTSAQSNFSRLLATHFFNETE; encoded by the exons atgacTGCATTCTATCTAAGCACCGATAAAAATGTGAAAGACGCAGTGAAAGCATATTTACCAC CAACCAAGGAGATGGCTAAAACATGCAGGATAA acATAGCGACAGCATCGAGGCAGGAAATGG AGTTTCTCCGCTCTGTGAGGGCACATTACGACATCTGCTACATGTGTGATGATTTCGAAGAAAACTGCACCACCGTTGGAATATGTCCAAAATCGTCA TCTTGCTACCGCGGAGAAAGCCACGACATAAGGTTATGGCCAACGTTAACTGGTGAGGCGAGGCTCCTCCATCCTCCTGCTGTGACACACGGTTGTTGCGATACGTCCAAGTCACACTGTAGATCG GGGACGCATTTAGTGTACGATCCCAACAACTCGAAACTCAAACGTGCCAACTACACAATGAGTGTGTGCTCTGACTCGTATCCAGTCCCGTGTAACTCAG ATCACACATCTGCGCAAAGCAACTTCTCTCGGCTGCTGGCTACAC ATTTCTTTAATGAAACTGAGTAA
- the LOC128222107 gene encoding coadhesin-like, whose amino-acid sequence MVNCPVDGHWNSWSEYGTCDVTCGTGSQSRSRTCHEPIHGGKPCSGDATGTRSCEMTSCPVDGRWNTWSEWGTCGVTCGTGSQSRSRTCHEPRYGGNPCTGHSSDTKTCTMINCPVDGSWNTWSDWGKCDVTCGSGSQTRSRTCHEPTYGGKPCLGSRTGTKACTMVACPVDGHWSTWSDWATCDVTCGTGTHLRSRGCTNPAPKNGGRQCVGNSTDTEECEMVECPVDGGWGHWTAYNKCSQTCGGGQQARSRSCDNPTPKYGGKRCLGQSQHTQQCGTAPCVVDGVWSTWQAWSGCSVTCAGGNRTRTRLCDNPAPKNGGADCKGDNSGTEHCNTDACPTWSGWFAAPCSVTCGSGTRMRLRHCSSGTDSDCGSGNAFENLACMDQHCPVDGKWGEWKEWTTCSASCDQGTRSRSRDCDDPAPKYGGKQCVGSGSDEGMCQIKECPHWSSWQNVGKCSVTCGQGFLVLKRTCSTGNDVDCTGSSADERPCIPTECV is encoded by the exons ATGGTCAATTGTCCAG TGGATGGACATTGGAACTCGTGGTCGGAATATGGAACGTGTGACGTCACTTGTGGCACGGGGTCACAATCAAGGTCACGCACATGTCACGAGCCGATACATGGCGGAAAACCGTGCAGTGGAGACGCTACCGGCACAAGATCGTGCGAAATGACGTCGTGCCCTG TTGATGGACGCTGGAACACGTGGTCAGAATGGGGAACGTGTGGCGTCACTTGTGGCACAGGGTCACAATCAAGGTCACGCACGTGTCACGAGCCCAGATATGGCGGAAACCCGTGCACCGGTCATTCCAGCGACACAAAGACGTGCACCATGATTAACTGTCCGG TCGATGGAAGCTGGAACACGTGGTCAGACTGGGGAAAGTGTGACGTCACATGTGGGTCCGGATCGCAAACTAGGTCACGCACATGTCATGAGCCCACATATGGCGGGAAACCGTGTTTGGGTTCACGTACTGGTACCAAAGCCTGCACGATGGTAGCCTGTCCAG TCGATGGACACTGGAGCACGTGGTCTGACTGGGCAACGTGTGACGTCACGTGTGGAACGGGCACCCACCTTCGGTCACGTGGCTGCACTAACCCCGCCCCTAAAAATGGCGGACGACAGTGTGTGGGGAATTCTACTGACACAGAGGAATGTGAAATGGTTGAATGCCCAG TGGACGGTGGATGGGGTCATTGGACCGCTTATAACAAATGCTCACAGACGTGTGGCGGGGGTCAACaggcaaggtcaaggtcatgcgACAATCCAACGCCAAAATATGGCGGGAAGCGATGTTTGGGTCAATCACAACATACACAGCAATGTGGAACAGCTCCATGCGTTG ttgACGGCGTTTGGTCTACGTGGCAAGCTTGGAGTGGGTGTTCGGTCACATGTGCAGGCGGAAATAGGACGAGAACGAGGCTATGTGATAATCCCGCACCTAAAAATGGCGGAGCGGATTGTAAGGGAGATAACTCGGGAACCGAACATTGTAACACTGATGCATGTCCAA CATGGTCTGGCTGGTTCGCAGCCCCTTGTTCAGTCACGTGTGGCAGCGGAACACGCATGCGCCTGCGCCACTGTAGTTCCGGTACCGACTCCGATTGTGGTAGTGGCAATGCGTTTGAAAATTTGGCGTGCATGGACCAACACTGTCCAG TCGACGGTAAGTGGGGCGAGTGGAAGGAGTGGACCACGTGCTCGGCATCTTGTGATCAGGGCACACGCTCCCGGTCACGTGATTGTGATGACCCGGCTCCCAAATATGGCGGGAAACAGTGTGTTGGCAGTGGCTCTGACGAAGGAATGTGTCAAATAAAGGAATGCCCGC actGGTCGTCATGGCAAAATGTGGGCAAATGCAGTGTGACGTGTGGGCAGGGTTTCTTAGTGCTCAAGCGCACGTGCAGTACCGGAAACGATGTAGATTGCACGGGAAGTTCAGCGGATGAGCGACCATGTATTCCCACAGAATGTGTTTGA
- the LOC128222106 gene encoding uncharacterized protein LOC128222106 yields MADSYVCKKCGKVAKTKQALERHAAYHEDERPFACEVCLQRFKNSDDRGKHYRRLRRDSKFNIACTVCHKHFKSHEILHKHLEILGCLSKANNEDPGGSDVKIEALNDEATGSETIVEEVLKDAKSTESCVPDQKLVKCVCKICPAGFLDVDSLKTHYKIVHNETKRQVCLQCGQTLSSKDSLARHFSIFHQQDYPYQCSLCDQKFKIKEGLCRHIKFVHKDKGYECDICHRIFSQPVNLKKHMAVHTAEKEFLCTFCGREFRWKQALQKHMLLHQNGAKMVGKVDNMGINLCQKHDDLVKPEEGFVNDKSEIHVLIHDDDEDDDNNDDDDDDDDDDDDDDDAQSDSFDLPEILSVSGAIKNGGIDLELNKHSRNVNEPVEFNSSPVPSDVTKSKQICSDEINDSYNYIIVNDAIACEEDTNEETILKETNQDTSSLNIDTTNLRRKRKSSEQALHLEPGKFSKVYEFASIVSNYTSKQDELDNFDSKQKTHVHSLNIGQDKVIKHSNSNDCIEIDDDSDGDDAYSEESHRQSSMSKHLTSVPAEMDKDAPPWYFKPAFIHKIMSKPKLYSDEDSNDFTYSNTKTALVSPEISERIRQEQLLAKKFQVKVMSPTSQAIISGRTTSAVEANNQSTANKPNGKKMTNTGMLKSEERGLGKFSLVKHMLSLQNEDNFDKAIFRNPLYSAPADINGFKKLVERHKISAGADDDLYDLSAKQNIPFMWLGMKKTSMTTDNKRKHENQHAERKGSTDEALHSCDLSSKNVDSVKRGNDEDVCRNRSTAEVFYPTEEINQMVDDNVQHERDSSNRHKHLFQRDFSWDKTQSSLNHTTSLQPYDYSKTHESTNPQESGHLIDTSQTHTQAKEMRATQTRPHVMSNEVSATQTSPHVYSNAVSANQIRPHVSYTGSTCRTAMFNRHDCHTKFSFTPGDASMLNNPFVLSTSVQDFSLKSQNQCSDIYPEKPSVHKPCCDLGSRSPRTQASVLYSSPGNNTTHETPAHTTELSNQTQFQTQVQGSKLPSSFHADSHLVKRQNSYASSSEQQPQLLNRQHSLTFRHSGDNTYTAIKTKELGISDLDEERSVKYDTANAHLFADSNTVRYTNRDIAVESNGKSGALKNDKPRANVVNLQHIRT; encoded by the coding sequence gTCTGTCTCCAACGGTTCAAGAACTCGGATGACAGAGGGAAGCACTACCGGCGTCTTAGACGGGACAGCAAGTTTAATATTGCTTGTACCGTTTGCCACAAACACTTTAAGTCCCATGAAATTCTTCACAAACATTTGGAAATATTGGGCTGCCTGTCCAAAGCCAACAACGAAGACCCCGGTGGTAGTGATGTGAAGATTGAAGCTCTAAACGATGAAGCTACAGGATCTGAAACTATTGTTGAAGAGGTTCTAAAAGATGCTAAATCGACTGAGTCATGTGTACCAGATCAAAAGTTAGTGAAGTGTGTGTGTAAGATCTGTCCTGCAGGGTTCTTAGATGTCGATAGTCTTAAAACTCACTATAAAATAGTGCATAATGAGACTAAGAGACAAGTTTGCTTGCAGTGTGGGCAGACACTTAGCTCAAAAGACAGTCTGGCAAGGCATTTCAGCATATTTCATCAGCAAGATTATCCATATCAATGTTCCCTATGTGATCAGAAGTTTAAGATAAAGGAAGGATTATGCCGCcatattaaatttgttcacaaaGATAAAGGATATGAATGCGATATTTGCCATAGGATATTTAGCCAGCCAGTCAACCTTAAAAAGCATATGGCTGTGCATACAGCAGAAAAAGAGTTCTTGTGCACATTTTGTGGGAGAGAGTTTAGATGGAAGCAGGCGCTTCAAAAACATATGCTTTTGCATCAAAATGGAGCTAAAATGGTAGGAAAGGTTGACAATATGGGTATAAATTTATGCCAAAAACATGATGATTTGGTGAAGCCAGAGGAAGGCTTTGTAAATGATAAATCAGAgatacatgttttaattcatgatgatgatgaagatgacgataataatgacgatgatgatgatgatgatgatgatgatgatgatgatgatgatgctcaAAGTGATAGTTTTGACTTGCCTGAAATTTTGAGTGTAAGTGGTGCGATAAAAAACGGAGGCATTGACTTAGAACTCAATAAACATTCAAGAAATGTGAATGAACCTGTAGAGTTTAATTCAAGCCCTGTTCCTTCAGACGTTACGAAAAGCAAACAGATATGCTCTGACGAAATTAATGATTCTTATAATTACATTATTGTTAATGATGCTATAGCGTGTGAAGAAGATACTAATgaagaaactattttaaaggaaacaaatCAAGATACATCAAGCTTAAATATTGATACAACAAATCTAAGAAGAAAACGAAAAAGTAGTGAACAAGCTTTACACCTCGAACCTGGAAAATTCTCAAAAGTTTATGAGTTTGCCAGTATAGTTTCAAACTACACCAGCAAACAAGATGAACTGGATAACTTTGATagtaaacaaaaaacacatgttCATTCGCTGAATATTGGTCAGGATAAAGTTATCAAACATAGCAACAGTAATGACTGCATTGAAATTGATGATGATTCTGATGGTGATGATGCTTACTCGGAAGAATCCCATAGACAGTCATCAATGTCTAAACACCTCACTAGCGTTCCAGCAGAGATGGACAAGGATGCTCCTCCATGGTATTTCAAACCTGCGTTTATTCACAAAATAATGTCAAAGCCGAAACTTTATTCTGACGAGGATAGCAACGATTTTACTTATTCAAATACAAAGACTGCATTGGTTTCACCAGAAATCTCAGAGAGAATAAGACAGGAGCAATTGTTAGCTAAGAAATTCCAGGTCAAGGTTATGAGTCCCACCTCTCAGGCAATCATTTCCGGACGGACAACCAGCGCTGTAGAGGCTAACAATCAAAGCACAGCAAATAAACCAAATGGTAAGAAAATGACCAATACCGGAATGTTAAAATCAGAAGAGCGTGGTCTTGGAaaattttctttggtgaaaCACATGTTGTCGTTGCAAAATGAAGACAATTTTGACAAAGCAATATTTCGAAATCCATTGTACAGTGCCCCAGCAGATATAAATGGGTTTAAGAAGTTAGTTGAGAGACATAAAATCTCTGCTGGTGCTGATGATGATCTTTATGATTTATCTGCCAAGCAAAATATTCCATTCATGTGGCTGGGAATGAAAAAGACGTCTATGACAACAGACAATAAACGTAAACATGAAAACCAACATGCTGAAAGAAAAGGTTCCACTGACGAAGCACTGCATTCGTGTGATTTGAGCTCTAAGAACGTGGATAGTGTAAAACGAGGTAACGATGAAGATGTCTGTCGAAATAGATCAACAGCAGAGGTGTTTTATCCTACCGAGGAAATTAATCAAATGGTAGATGATAATGTACAGCACGAACGTGACTCCTCAAATAGACACAAGCACTTGTTTCAACGTGATTTCTCGTGGGATAAAACGCAATCAAGTCTAAATCATACCACATCGCTTCAACCATATGATTATAGTAAAACCCACGAGTCTACCAATCCACAAGAAAGTGGACACCTGATAGATACAAGTCAAACACACACTCAAGCGAAGGAAATGCGAGCTACTCAAACTAGGCCACACGTTATGTCTAACGAAGTGTCGGCAACACAAACTAGCCCACACGTTTACTCTAATGCAGTCTCGGCAAATCAAATAAGACCACATGTGTCTTATACTGGATCGACTTGTAGGACGGCAATGTTTAACAGGCATGATTGTCACACAAAGTTTAGCTTTACACCGGGTGATGCGTCTATGTTGAACAACCCATTTGTTCTCTCAACCTCAGTTCAAGATTTTTCACTTAAATCTCAAAATCAATGCTCAGATATTTATCCAGAGAAACCGTCAGTACACAAACCGTGTTGTGATTTAGGTAGCAGATCGCCAAGGACACAGGCAAGTGTGTTGTACAGTTCACCCGGAAATAACACCACGCATGAAACACCCGCCCATACAACAGAACTATCCAATCAAACTCAGTTTCAAACACAAGTACAAGGCTCTAAATTACCGTCATCATTCCATGCCGACTCCCATCTTGTAAAGAGACAGAACTCGTATGCATCTTCATCCGAACAGCAGCCGCAGTTGTTAAATCGACAACATTCCTTAACATTTCGTCATTCTGGTGATAACACATACACTGCCATTAAAACGAAAGAACTGGGAATCAGTGACTTGGATGAAGAAAGATCTGTAAAATATGATACGGCGAACGCGCATTTATTTGCTGATTCAAATACTGTTCGGTATACAAATCGAGACATAGCTGTTGAATCCAACGGAAAAAGTGGTGCATTGAAGAACGACAAGCCACGTGCAAACGTTGTAAACCTACAGCACATAAGGACTTGA